TGACCCGGATTTCCTCAATGAGGCGTCTTTCCGAACGAATTCCGTACAAATAACCGATCAAAAGCATTTTGAACAGCATGACCGGATCGATGCAAGGACGCCCATTATCTTGACAATACAAGGGGCGGCATTTTTCCGCGATAAACGAAAAGTCGATGGTTTCATTGATTTTTCTAAGCAAGTGATCTTGGGGAACAAGGTCTTCTATGTTGACTGTTTCGGGTTGAAATTCCCTGGATGGGTTCGTCCTGAACATATAAAAACCTTCCTTCGGAATTGTTTTATTCCGAATTCAACAAAAAAGGCTGTTGACCCTTCTTTGTCAACAGCCTCGCCCGCTTTCGTAGCGGGCCTTTTTTCGGGGCGGGAGGGTCAGACGGTCACTTCCTCCTTGTCGTTCAGGATCTGGCGGAGGACCGTCTGCAGAATGCCGCCGTTCCGGT
This genomic window from Planifilum fulgidum contains:
- a CDS encoding transposase; translated protein: MFRTNPSREFQPETVNIEDLVPQDHLLRKINETIDFSFIAEKCRPLYCQDNGRPCIDPVMLFKMLLIGYLYGIRSERRLIEEIRV